The DNA segment CTGGCTACCATCTACACAAGCTTCCTCGACCGGGGCTCCGTCCACTGGGTGGGTCTGGAGAACTACGGCTACGCCTTCACATCCCCGGCCATGCTCACCGCGTTCCGCAACAACCTGCTCTGGCTCTTCCTCTTCACCGCCGCGACGGTGGGGCTGGGGCTGATGCTGGCCGTGCTCACCGACCGGGTCCGGTACGAGGCGGTGGCCAAGTCCGTCATCTTCCTGCCCATGGCCGTCTCCTTCGTGGGGGCGGGCGTGGTCTGGAAGTTCGTCTACGCCTACAACCCGCCGGGAGCCTCGCAGATCGGCCTCCTCAACCAGATCGTGGTCGCCCTGGGCGGCCAGCCCGTGGGGTGGCTGCTCGAGCGGCCCTGGATGAACAACATCGCCCTGATCGTGGTGGGCGTCTGGATCTGGACGGGCTTCGCGATGGTCATCCTGTCGGCGGCCTACAAGGGG comes from the Limnochorda pilosa genome and includes:
- a CDS encoding carbohydrate ABC transporter permease; translated protein: MRTGRSWAWSFVAPALLILGLYLVYPTLATIYTSFLDRGSVHWVGLENYGYAFTSPAMLTAFRNNLLWLFLFTAATVGLGLMLAVLTDRVRYEAVAKSVIFLPMAVSFVGAGVVWKFVYAYNPPGASQIGLLNQIVVALGGQPVGWLLERPWMNNIALIVVGVWIWTGFAMVILSAAYKGIPRDLKEAARVDGAGEWQLFWRVSLPYIQSTLAVVTTTMLINVLKVFDIVYVMTNGNFGTEVVANRMYKEMFQFRNFGRASAVAVVLFLAIVPLMLLNIRRFRQQEVER